The segment CCTGCCGGTGATCCTCACCCACGGCTGGCCCGGCTCCACGGTGGAATTCCTCGACGTCGTGCACCGGCTCGCCGAGCACTTCCACGTCGTCGTCCCCGCCATCCCCGGCTTCGGGCTGTCCGGCCCGACGACCCGGCCCGGCTGGGGTGTCGGCCGGGTCGCCTCGGCGTGGGCCGAACTGATGTCCCGCCTCGGCTACCACCGGTACGGCGCGCAGGGCGGCGACTGGGGCTCCGGCATCTCCCAGCAGCTCGCCGTCGTCGCGCCGGACGCGGTGGTCGGCGTGCACGTCAAGTACTTGCCCACCCGCGGGCCGGGCTGCTCGCCTTCCTCGGCGAGAAGTTCGACCGCTGGGCCGACCCGGCGACACCGGTGCCCGACGACCGGATCGTGGCGGGGGTCGCCCATCACTGGCTGATGCGTACCGCCGGGTCCGCCGCCCGCCTGATCAAGGAGAGCGGCCTGGCCGGGCCGCTGCCCGCCTGCCGTGCGCCGCTCGGCGTGGCCGTCCTGCCCGGCGACCTCACCCAGGCGATCCGGCCGCTGGTCGCCCAGCGTTACGACCTCCGCCACTGGACCGAATTCCCGCGCGGCGGCCACTTCGCGGCCTTGGAGGTCCCGGACCTGTTCGCAGCCGACGTGACGATGTTCTTCCGTACCCTCACCGATCGCTGACCGCCGGCACCGCAAGCCGGCGTCAGGTCCGCTCCCACGGCGCCGCGCCACCCCGCGGCTGACCAGCACTGTTGCTTGCGCGGGCGGGAGACGACGCTGGGCGTCAGCCGAGCTTGTCCGGCTGACCGCCGGTGCTCCTTCCGGAGCCGGGAAGCGACGCTGACGGTCAGCCGGGGGTGATCTGGAGGGCTCCGGTGGTCAAGGTTGGGCTCGGCGGTTCCGGTGCTTCTCTGGTACGCGCGACCTTTGTCCCG is part of the Actinoplanes sp. NBC_00393 genome and harbors:
- a CDS encoding epoxide hydrolase family protein; translated protein: MNEFSLRVPQADLDDLTDRLARTRWPDELPGADHGIPLARVRALADHWAKFDWRAHEAELNALPQYVTEIGGDRVHFLHLRHPDPDALPVILTHGWPGSTVEFLDVVHRLAEHFHVVVPAIPGFGLSGPTTRPGWGVGRVASAWAELMSRLGYHRYGAQGGDWGSGISQQLAVVAPDAVVGVHVKYLPTRGPGCSPSSARSSTAGPTRRHRCPTTGSWRGSPITG